The DNA sequence TGAACAATGGTTGAGCTTCTTTTGTAAATAGGATAAAACCTTCTCGCTCAACACATCTAAAAGGTAGCTCGTCAAGGATAAGCATCTTAACCAATGCTTCCCTTAAATGGTCTTGGTTGAATTTCCGGCTTCCAAGCATGTTGTACAGTGTTTCCACAATGGTGATGTGCATGCTTGTTTGGTTTAGCCACAATATATCTCGAACATCGGTTATATTTGGCTTTTGGTCGTTCTACTGAATGCTCTCCCTCTTTAACCATGACTTGTGTATATTTTAGCCACACTTAATGTCCTCTAACATGTCTTCATCTTGATCAAAATCTAGAATATTGCTAGCTTGTGTTTGATGATAAGATTCAAACATTTGCCCAGAATGGATAATTTCTTCTATTCAGTTTCACCGAAAGTGTAACATTCTTGTTGGTTCGTAATCGATTTGGATTGTCAATTTTAACATCTTCATATGCCATCTTGCAGGTTTGCGGCTGCCGCCTCTTGGCCGAGAAACGGTATTCGGGCTATGATGAAATCTTTTTGAGATTTATCTCTGATGCCATGTTAAAagtagtactttttatttatatcagtATATATATTGCGtcattttacattaattatataataagcTAGAGGATCCTACACAAGGGAATTATTTACCGTAAAATACATAAAGAATGGATCATTGATTAATAATTAGCATATGACGAGATACTCGTGACCAATCACCGAGATCTTTCCAACAATACATCAgacaattaatttataaaaataggagtTTCGTTATTTGTTAAATTCtttaagttattaatttagcataagttttaatttctAGAAGGAGAAAATTGTGAAACGTCGTTATGAAGTGAAATGTTTATCCCTAATTTGATCTTAATCCAGTAGTAATGTAATAACCTAATACAAGTATTACTCcacttgattaattattatcttGCGTTTCCTAGTTCCAACTTGAATAATTTGACTGTCACTGTAAATTAAAAGCCAAACTGCTTGGAGTTGGATTAAATAATACACCAGAGCAAGAACAGAAGCTGGCATCGAAGGgattaatcataaattattacAACATGAAAGATCCGAATACATTTCCTCAAACACATGgttattaattaatccaagcacatttatattatatcatatttagATCTAGCTTAGCACCCTTTTTCCTTAATTTccctaattaaataatgcagTCACTAGTCAGCATTAAACCTTGCAATTCATCAATCATATAACACCTTCACTTTTCATtggttctctctctctctctcattaattctcaaattaaaacctaaatcactttttctcaagtaaaattaaaaaatggagaTACGTAAATGGCCCATATTTTGGGCTTCCATTAATGGTTAGAAAGCTAATGAGTCCCACCTGATCATGTCGACTGATCAATATGCATGAGTGGAATTGATGTGTCTAATGGAACACAACATCGAAAGGAAATTCCATTATTTGTGAGGATTTCATACAATTTAATACTGTGTATTTAGAATTTGTTTGTGATTGCAGGCACAAATGATCAGATACAAAAAGATCATGGAGCTTATTATAActtccataaaataaaaagcaattgaaaaaaataaaataatgaatggTGTGCTTGGGGTGTTGTGTTAGTGGCTTAGTGCCCTTCAAGTCTTTTCCATGTGTTATCGTGTGCGTGCGAAGGATAGAGAGATGCTGagtcattattattattaatttaatttaatttaataagtttttaaaattaaataaatggcCACAATCTTGGATAACACATGATTTTCAACGAAATTGTTGATTATTTAAAGATTGAACTACGTCATTAGTCGGTCCCTAACCTTTACGGTTGTTGCACCACAGACCCCtgacaaaaaaatatccccagaTAATAATGAATcttattagtataaaaaattacaaagtgTAAATAATGACAAAACTTTAATCACATATAAAGTACCGAACTTATTAAGAAATCATATAagaagttgttgacatagGCAGAAATCATACGTCAGCAATATAATGGagtgacaaaaatacccttaTATGGCCTGAGGGTGTTTTAGTCCGAAAAATCTAATTCGTTattatattaaacaaaatattcaactcgGAAGCACTATTCTTCTCGCTTTgtgcatatatatagatgaCTTATGATGGGAGTAGCTAGACCGTGTagttgaatttaatatttctcttctctctcattaaatCTTAGGATTTGGTATGGGAATGGAAATAGTAGTTGTGGGTATTGTTTGTGCAGgtgtatttttattgaaatggGTGGTTGAGAATATGAATTGGTGGTTGTACGAGAAGAACCTAGCTAGCCACATAAGGTATGAATTGCCCCCTGGTGATTTGGGCTGGCCTTACTTTGGAAACATGTTCTCTTTCAACAAAGCCTTCAAGTCTCCCAATCCTGAATCCTTCCTAGCCACCTTTGTGAACAGGTTTACTCTTCTtacttcacacacacacacacacactgaataatttttttatcattaactTGTTGCAAGCCGTTATTGTCTAAAAAAAGGGGTATAACTTTTTCTGAAATCAAGAAACTACATTTGTTTTGATCAAACTGATAAAAGAGTGTGTTTTGATCTAAACTTGCATCATGGCATATAGAATCAATGGTACacttattgtatttttttaagagtAAGATGAATAGTCCCTTTCGGGGAGTGTtcagtttgcaagattgtatccgggattaaatatgtagtgtgtttggttcataagattcaatcccacaactcaatcctaaattGATAATTATGGGATAATTAGTTACTAACCCCCGATTACTAAAAAATCTCAccactcaatcctagattatatcttggtattattttatttaccgAACCAAAAAACCACCTTCATCTACTTTAACAAGtgttattgaaaataatgatccacgtataattatataatattccTTCATCCTCtataaatttttcatatttccatTCACTTTTATTACTGCATTCAACCAATTACCTATTTCATTtgagttattttattataaaattaaaatataaaaatatgattagtttttttctactaatttttttgaaaagagaaaattatgTCGAATCAAAATGGAATATCTTTCATAGGGGACAGAAGGCGTGTAGAGTTTGCTGGTCAAAAATGGTTTACTTAGTATTTTAAGAGATAATTAATAGTCCCTGTCATGATCTACCTTAACAACTGGTATTATAACAAAGCATGCTGCTCTCTTTCCACGTTACCACTGTTGCatccaattttatttgattctgCCTATGTTTCATTTGTCggttatttaagaaaaaattatactatatgcGAGTCCTATCACATCTTCATGTGATcatgtcacatttcattactACATGACATAGATGTAACATATCAAACACCCGATCATATATGTATACCGGTGaagtaaaacacaaaattacaTAACGATAAAGTGCAACTTAATTGATAAGCTAAGGATCAGAGTCGCCAcgcataaatgaaaaatacacGATTACATCTGATATACCGATGTAGTAGTAAAAACACGGGATTCCGTAtcttagtgaagtaaaatacGAGACACAAACATGCAGGTTTGGGCGCACGGGTATGTACAAGGCTTACATGTACGGAAATCCGAGCATAATCGTGACAAGCCCAGAAGCATGCCGGAAAGTTCTAACAGATGATGACGCGTTCCAGCCCGGCTGGCCTACTTCCACTCTCAATCTCATGGGAAGGAAGTCTTTTGCCAATATATTCGACAACGACCACAAATGGCTGCGCAAGCTAACGGCCGCCCCCATCAATGGCTTCGAAGCACTGACCATGTACATGAAATACATCGAAGAAAACGTCGTTACAGCCCTTGACAGCTGGGCAGACATGGGACAGATCGAGTTCTTGACTGAGCTGCGCCGCCTTACTTTCAAGATCATAATGCACATCTTCCTCAGCTCGGAGGGAGAACACGTGAGGGAGGCGTTGGAGAAGGACTACACCATGCTCAACTATGGAGTCAGGGCCATGGCCATTAATCTCCCCGGATTTTCCTATTACAACGCGCTTAAGGTGCTTTTTCTGGCATTTATAGACTAAATGAGTTCTCTTTCTTCTGGGATGAGTTATCCTGTTTGGTCTGTAACATTTTCTGCTGGATTTTCAGGCGCGAAAGAATCTTGTAGCGGTATTGCAAGGGGCAGTGACTAGGCGGAGGGCACTAAAGAGGGAGAATCCGTCGTGTCCGAACAAGGACATGCTGGATAACCTTCTAGATGCTGCAGATGAGAATGGTAGAAGATTGGATGATGAAGAGATCATTGATATTTTGGTTATGTATCTGAATGCTGGGCATGAATCTTCAGGGCACACAACTATGTGGGCTGCCCTTTTCTTACAACAGAATCCTCATACATTTGAGAAAGCTAAGGTAGTAAAAAGTCCTAGTATTTCCTTTATTAATGACTAGTTTTAGCAGTGAATATGATTGAATGACATTTCAGGCTGAGCAAGTGGAAACTGTGAGGAAAAGACCAGCAGGGCAAAAAGGTCTGACACTAGAAGAAATACGGAAAATGGATTATCTTAATAAGGTATGCCTCTTATTTGATAACAAATTTCTATGATTGGTTTCCTAATCTGTTTTGTGCTTCGGCAGGTTATCGATGAAACGCTTCGTGTGGTCACATTCTCGCTGTCGGTCTTTAGAGAGGCAAAGAAAGATGTCAATGTTTGTGGTATGTAATtcatgttaatgaaaaaaCACAACATCTTAAACAATATAGGAATGAATTTGTGgtgattaatttgatataggTTACACAATTCCGAAAGGATGGAAAGCTCTGGTGTGGTTCAGGAGCGTTCACTACGACCCTGAAACATGGCCAGAACCGAAGAAGTTTGATCCTTCGAGATGGGATGTGAGTGTTCAATctattgcatatatatatgtaagagacgtagtagaaaaaaaatgagagaaaaccCTAATTAACATGTGCAGAATTTCACACCAAAAGCTGGGAATTTCATGCCTTTTGGAGGTGGAAGCAGATTGTGCCCTGGAAATGATCTAGCCAAGCTTGAAATTGCAGTCTTCCTTCACTATTTTCTTCTCAACTATGAGTAAGTTATGCTGTTATTTTCATACTGGTTACATAGAATCTTCATCCGACAAAAGCTCGAAAATTTGTAATGCAGGTTGGAGCGCGACAATCCTGATAGCCCGGTGATGTTCTTGCCACATACTAGGCCAAAAGACAACTGCCTAGGAAGGATAAGAAGGGTGTCTGCTCAAACTTGAATTTCTACTTGTAATTATCTCTTCAACTACGATCCATCATTTTAATGTAgttgaaagaaagaaaaataatattcagGTGTTGCATGTGGAACTTCATGGGAATTATTAGCATATGTTGATTGTTCAATAAAAGAATTCATCTCAAAGCTATATATATGATGAGTTTTATTTGGCGTTGATTTGagtttcaaatattcaatataaatCTTAACATGAATGAATAAACAAGTCATGGCCATTAATGATAATTGTTCAATATACTTATTAAATACATGCAGTTTGAGTTGGTATATTCAATATGTTCATTACCATGAATTTTAgacattaaattaatcaagtaAAATCttctttcaaaattgttggGAATTATACTGATATATTTACGCAAGTAAGGTACTACTAATGTGATATCATTAtaacacttttttttagaTAACAACAGATATTGACATTCATATGTAAAAATAGCAATTGCTATAATAGCACTCATAACAGGGGCGCCCGTCCCGCCGCCGTGTGGACGGCACCCCCGTCGCCCGTCGGCGCCTATTGGAGGCGAAGGGCCGGAGGATGGCTCGGGGGCGCCGCAGGGAAGGGCATGGCCGCTCGCCGCTCGGTGGTTGCTCGGCGCCTATTGCGTGCCGAGCGGGCGCTATCccatttttgtttctatttttatttttatttttttttatttcaactctatatatactccctccgtctcggaTAATTCgtgtcactttgaccggacacggattttaagaattgtaatgaaaagtgggttggaaaagttaatggaacgtgagtcctatttttatatattagttttatactccctccgcccgccattaggagtcccattcatgggcgacacggattttaagaaatgttaagaaaaattggtggaaaaaggttagtggaataggggtcccacttgtatatattagttttatactccctccgcccgcCATTAGGAGCCCCATTCATGggcgacacggattttaagaaatgttaagaaaaatgggtggaaaaaggttagtggaataggggtcccttgtatatattagtt is a window from the Salvia hispanica cultivar TCC Black 2014 chromosome 1, UniMelb_Shisp_WGS_1.0, whole genome shotgun sequence genome containing:
- the LOC125202130 gene encoding ent-kaurenoic acid oxidase 1-like codes for the protein MGMEIVVVGIVCAGVFLLKWVVENMNWWLYEKNLASHIRYELPPGDLGWPYFGNMFSFNKAFKSPNPESFLATFVNRFGRTGMYKAYMYGNPSIIVTSPEACRKVLTDDDAFQPGWPTSTLNLMGRKSFANIFDNDHKWLRKLTAAPINGFEALTMYMKYIEENVVTALDSWADMGQIEFLTELRRLTFKIIMHIFLSSEGEHVREALEKDYTMLNYGVRAMAINLPGFSYYNALKARKNLVAVLQGAVTRRRALKRENPSCPNKDMLDNLLDAADENGRRLDDEEIIDILVMYLNAGHESSGHTTMWAALFLQQNPHTFEKAKAEQVETVRKRPAGQKGLTLEEIRKMDYLNKVIDETLRVVTFSLSVFREAKKDVNVCGYTIPKGWKALVWFRSVHYDPETWPEPKKFDPSRWDNFTPKAGNFMPFGGGSRLCPGNDLAKLEIAVFLHYFLLNYELERDNPDSPVMFLPHTRPKDNCLGRIRRVSAQT